Proteins from a single region of Apium graveolens cultivar Ventura chromosome 7, ASM990537v1, whole genome shotgun sequence:
- the LOC141672920 gene encoding large ribosomal subunit protein uL14mz-like: MAASKWFRAGRSFLGGLSSNSPGLLRMSREIAFCDLLSQQTRTFIQMGTNLKVADNSGAKRVKCIQALKGKKGARLGDTIVASVKEAAPGGTVKKGAVVYAVVVRAAMPRGRCDGSEVKFDDNACVLVNKQGEPIGKRVHGPVPHELRKKKHIKILSLAEHIA, encoded by the exons ATGGCTGCTTCTAAATGGTTTCGCG CTGGCCGTTCATTCTTGGGAGGACTCAGCAGCAATTCACCTGGTTTACTAAGAATGTCACGGGAAATAGCCTTCTGTGATTTATTGTCGCAG CAAACAAGGACATTTATACAGATGGGGACCAATCTCAAAGTTGCAGATAATTCCGGCGCAAAGCGAGTAAAGTGTATACAAGCATTGAAGGGTAAGAAAGGGGCGAGATTGGGCGATACAATAGTTGCGTCTGTGAAGGAAGCTGCACCAGGTGGCACAGTGAAAAAGGGAGCTGTGGTTTATGCTGTTGTAGTTCGTGCTGCAATGCCAAGAGGACGTTGTGATGGGAGTGAGGTCAAATTTGATGACAATGCTTGTGTACTAGTCAACAAGCAAGGTGAGCCGATTGGGAAGAGGGTTCATGGGCCTGTACCACATGAGCTGAGGAAGAAAAAGCATATCAAGATTTTGAGTCTCGCAGAGCATATTGCATGA